GAACGGCTATCGGGTGACGGCCGCCGCCAGCGCGGCCGAGGCACGGGCGAAGGCGGGGAACTTCGTGTTCGACGCCCTCGTGCTCGACGTGATGATGCCCGGGGAGACGGGGTTCGAATACGCGCGCAGCCTGCGTGAGCATTCACAGGTGCCGATCCTGATGCTCACGGCGCGGGCGGACGCCTCGGACCGGGTGACGGGCCTCGAAATCGGCGCGGACGATTACCTGCCCAAGCCCTTCGAGCCGCGCGAGCTTCTGCTGCGTCTCGGCAACATCCTCAAGCGGGCCCTGCCCGTGCCGGGCGGGCCGAGCACTGACGCCCCCGAGATCATTCATTTCGGCCCGTTCTCGTATCGCTTCGACCGCGGCGAGCTGCGGCGCGGGGACGAGGTGGTGCGGATCACGGAACGCGAGCGCGAGATCCTGACCATCCTCGGGAACCATGCGGGCGACAACGTTCCGCGCGAGGCGCTGTCCGGCAATGGCATCGCGGCCAACGAGCGCACGGTGGACGTGCAGATCAACCGGCTGCGGCGCAAGATCGAGATCGATCCCGCCAACCCGACCTTCCTCCAGACCGTCCGCGGCATCGGTTATCGCCTCGTGATCGACCGATGAAGATCGGAGCGACCCTGCGCTATTCGCCTCTCGACCACGCCGCACGCTGGTTCGGCCGCTTCCTGCCGAAAGGGCTCTATGCCCGCGCGCTCATCATCATCATCGCACCGGTCATCCTGCTGCAATCCGTCGTCGCCTACGTGTTCATGGAGCGACATTATCAGCTCGTCACGCGGCGTCTGTCCTCGGCGGTGACGGCGGATATCTCGGCCCTCATCGACATCTACGAGAGCTACCCGCAGGACAAGGATGCGAGCACGCTGTCCCGCATCGCGTCGGAGCGCCTGCAGCTCGACGTGGACATCCTGCGCAACACCGATCTGCCGCCGCCCGGCCCCAAGCCCTTCTTCGACATTCTCGACGAAACCCTGACCGACGAATTACGGCGCCAGATCGACCGTCCTTACTGGATCGATACGGTCGGCCGGTCGAGCTATGTGGAGATCCGCATCAAGCTCGATCAGAACGACGTCATGCGCGTTCTGGCGCGGCGCAGCCAGGCCTATGCGTCCAACTCGCATATCTTCCTTGTCTGGATGGGCGGCTCGTCCTTCGTGCTGCTCGGCATCGCGATCCTGTTCCTGCGCAACCAGATCAGGCCGATCCTGCGCCTTGCCGAGGCCGCAGAGGCACTGGGAAAGGGACGTGAGATCGAGTTCCGACCGCGCGGCGCACGCGAGGTGCGACAGGCCGGCCACGCCTTCCTGGAGATGAAGCGGCGCATCGAGCGCAACATCGAGCAGCGCACAGCGATGCTGAACGGCGTGAGCCACGACCTGCGCACCATTCTCACGCGCTTCAAGCTCTCCCTCGTCTTCCTGGGCCAGACGCCGGAGGTGGAGGATCTCAAGCGCGACGTGGACGAAATGAGCCGCATGCTCGAAGGCTATCTCGCCTTCGCGCGGGGCGACGGCGGCGATGCGGGCGAGCAGGCGGTCGCGACGGATCTGCGGCAGCTCCTCGAAGAGGTTCAGTCCGATGCGGAACGGCAGGGCCATGTGACGGAACTCGACATCATCGGAGACCCGATGATCACCGTGCGCCCGGACGCCTTCCGCCGTCTCCTGTTCAATCTCGTGTCGAACGCGGCCCGGCACGGCGACCGGATCGAGATCACCGCCAACCACGAAACGCGCTGGCTCGTCCTGCATGTGGACGACGACGGCCCCGGCATTCCGGCCGAGATGCGCGAGGAGGTCTTCAAGCCCTTCATGCGCCTGGACGAAGCGCGCAATCAGGACGAAGGCGGATCGGGTCTCGGCCTCGCCATCGCCCGCGACGTCGCCCGCTCCCACGGCGGCGACATCATGCTGGGAGAGAGCCCGCTCGGAGGCCTGCGCGCGACGGTGCGGCTGCCGGCCTGAGAACCGTCACGGCACCTTCCTGCAGCGCATCTCGGGTGCGCCGTAACCCCAAGTGATTGCGGCTTCGCCCTGGTGCTCCCAGAAGCTTTCGTTGCGTCCCTGATAGCGCGCTCCGCTTCCCGACGGCTGAACAACCATCAGCGAGACGCTGTCGCCGCGCTCGGCGATCATCGTCGAAGGATCGGTCTGGAAGAACGTGACGACAACCTCGTTGCGCGGATCTCCGTCACAGGCAAAGGTCACGGGACCGATGCTGGGCACGAGCCGGTAACGCGCCTGGAGTTCGGCGATGCGGCGCTGGTACTCTCCTTCCACGCAGGCGCGCTTGCCGTCGCTTTTCCAGCAATCGTCGCGCCCCTTGATCCAGCCGCGCTGCTCCGCCCTCAGCACGGGCGGATGCTCGTTTTCCGCCTTGCGGGCGGCGAGGGCATAGACGTCGGCGAGCTTGCGGTCGAGCGCCGACAAGGCGCCGTCGGTGCAAACCATTTCCGCGATGCTTCCCGCCCCCACCTTGCCACAGGGGAAGGACGGTCCCTGAGCCAATGCCGCTCCGGCGCCCATGCCGGTCATGACGGCTGCGCCCAGGAATCTCGATACGGATCGAAGCATCGTAGCGTCTCTTCTCATGGGCAAGTCTCCCGTCGAAGAAGCAAGGGTTGCCGGTGGGATCTCAGGGGCATCTCTGCGCAGAAAAACGATCCGTGTCCGCCCCACGCCAGCAGCGCCAGGACCGCTTCACGTCCCGGATGCTCCAGGCTCCGGCACCGCCCCGGCCGAGGACGATGTCCCAGCGCTCGCCTCTCACGGAATCGTCCAGGAGCCCATCGCGCAACACCAGGATCCTCGCGGAAGACGGCGCCTCGCCGCCCTCGTTCATTTGAACAACGTGCTGCGTTGCGCCGTCGAACGGTCCAACGATTGCGAGCGCAATGTCGAGCGGCGAACCACCGCCTTCAGCCAGCGCTGAAGCCCGGCCATAAGCGTCCGGCCCAACCGATTCCATTGCGGCAACCGGCATATCCGGAAGGGAGACGCGGGGATCTCGCGGCAGAGGCTGAGCGTTCGCCTGCGCGAAAACGAGGAACGACGAGACGGCGCCGACTATGAGACCAGGAAGGCTCGCCATGATCCCCTCGCTTCGATCTAATAAAGTCGTCCACCCACCGGCACATCGCGGTCCGGACGGATCAGCATGACGTCGCCATTGGCATCCGGCACGCCGAGCGTCAGCACCTCCGACATGAACGGCCCGATCTGGCGCGGCGGGAAATTCACCACCGCCATCACCAGCGATCCCACGAGTTCCTCAGGCGTGTGGTTCACCGTGATCTGCGCCGAGGACCGCTTGGTGCCGATCTCAGGGCCGAAGTCGATGGTGAGCTTGAACGCCGGCTTGCGCGCCTGCGGAAACGGCTCCACGGCGACGATCCGGCCGACACGAATGTCGACCTTCAGGAATTCGTCGAACGTGATGGTTCCCGTCGTCGAACCCGCGTGATCCATCTTTGCCCCTTACCCTTCTCAAATCGCCGCTGCAGGATTCTGCGCATCGCCGTTGCCTTCATCGGTGCGGCGCGTTTCCGGCCGCGTCGGCCTGCGCCCCTGCATGAGGGCGCGTCCGACGGCGCGCAGGGGCGCGCTCAGGCGCCGCAGATCCTCGGCTCCTTCCAGGATGCGCTCGGCGCGGCGCAGTTCGCGGTCGAGCCGCGCCATGGTCTTGGCGAGGGTCGGGTCGTCGTCGTCGAGCCATGTGCGCATGGCGTTGGCGAAGACCAGGACGGCGCCCTGAAGCTTCAGCTTTCCGAGCGGCCCTTCCGTGTCGATGCCGGCCGCAGCCAGCATGAAGCGCTGTGAGTTGAGCGAAACCTGATTGAGAGCGGCGAGCGACACGGGATCGTATTGCAGGTCCTGGAAGATCCGGCGCAAAGCCGGCTTGTAGGGTTCCAAGGCATCGAAGCGGCGCATCAGCACGTCGAAGATGCGCTCGCGCGCGGGCTCGCCCGCGAGATCGTCGGAGGTTCCCTCCAGCACCTGCCGGTCGATCTGGCGCGACAGCGCGCCGAGCACCGCGCCCTTCGAGGGAAAGAGGTCGCGGAACTCGGCCAGCGACACGCCGGCGGCCTTTGCCACGTCGCCGATCTCGATCTCGTGCCAGGGCCGCCGCGCGGCGAGATCCATGAGCGCCTCGACGATGGCCTTGCGCTTATCCTTGGGAACGTCAGCGGTCACGATCGGTCTCCTGAATATTTGCCGTCGAGGCTTAATCTAGGGGCTGACCGCAGCAACCCCAAGGTTTCAGCCCGCGAGTTCCTCGGCCCGCCGCTTGGCGGCAGCCACGGCATCGCGCATGGGCGCCTTCAGCCCGTCCGGGTCGCGCATGAGGACTTCGAGCGCCGCCGCCGTTGTGCCGCCGGGCGAGGTGACGTTCTGGCGGAGCGTGGCGGGCGGCAGGTCGCTCTGGAACAGGAGCTCCCCCGCGCCGGTCACGGTAGCCCGCGCCAGGCGCTGTGCCAGATCCGGCGGAAGGCCGGCGGCCGTTCCGGCCTCGGTCAGGCACTCGACCAGGTGGAACACATAGGCCGGCCCCGACCCCGAGAGCGCCGTCACGGCATCGATCAGGTCCTCCGAGGGCAGCCATTCGACGATGCCGTTGCTGCTCAGGAGCGCATCGGCGGTGAGGCGCTGGGCCTCGCTCACCGTCTCGTTCACGGCGGCTCCGGTCGCTCCACGCCCAATGCTGGCGGGCAGGTTCGGCATGGCGCGCACGATGGCGCCGGCCGCCGGGAGCCTGGAGCGCAGATCGCCGATGGTTTTGCCGGCCAGGATCGAGATGATGAGGGTCCGCGGCCCGAGAAGACCGTTCAGCGCGGGAGCGGCCTCGTCGAGCATCTGCGGCTTGATCGCCAGGACCAGCACGTCCGCCGCCTTGGGATCGGCAGGGTTGAGGGCGATGCCATTCTCGCGGCAGAAGCGGGCCATCTCCTCGGAAGGACGCGGATCGAGAACCGTGACGCCTTCAGGCTTCATGCCGACCTTGAGCCAGCCCTCCAGCATGGAGCCGCCCATCTTGCCGGCGCCGACGAGGATGAGGGATGACGGCAGATGCGAGGGATTCGACGACATGGGCTTGACCTGACAGGGTGAAAAGATGAGGCCGCACTCTATTCACGGCCGCCCTGCCCTGTCGAGCCGGACCTCAGGCTTCGCCTTCGGTTTCGAACAGGACCGAATCGAGAGCCTCGCGGGCGGACTTGCCCGCCCAGATCACGAACTGGAAGGCCTGGAAATAGCGCTCGCAGGCCTCGACCGCGACCCGCAGCATGGTTTCGCATTGCCCGTCGGTCGGATCGGCCCCGCCGGCCAGCAACAGGGCATGGCGGAACATCACCACGTTTTCCGTGCTCCACAGGTCGAAATGCCCGACCCAGAGCTGCTCGTTGACGGAGGAAATGAGCTGGAGCACCTCCTGGCGGCGCCGCTCCGGAACCTTGAGGTCGAAGGCGCAGGCCATGTGCATGGCCTCCACGTCCTCGATCCAGGTGAAGGCGACGTCGTAATCCGCCCAGCGGCCCGCCACTGAGATCGACATCTCGTCCGCTTCGGCCCGGTCGAAGATCCAATGCCGCAGGGAAGCGAGACGCTCGACCACATCCAAGGGATGTTCCGAGCGGTCGATTTCAAGATGAATCTGCGACATGTCGATCCTGGATGCTGAATTACCCGATCATGGTAAACATATCGGGCAACACCATTGCGTAGATCCGCAGACTATTCGAAAGAAGTACTCAGAATACCTTCGGCATTCCGAGTTCCCGCTGCCGCCGCCTCGAATCAGCTGATGAATCGACAGTCTTAGATTTCGGGCTTCGTCACAATGCGCTGGATTCACCTGTCCACAGCAGGAGACCCGCGCAGGACGCAGGGCGGATTCCCGCCCGGATCAAGGCGTCGCGGGGTTCACGCCGGCCGTGGAAGCGAGCTTCGCCTCGAGGTCCTTGACCCGCGCTTCGAGCCGCTCGTTCTCCTCGCGGGCGGCAACCACCATCTCGCGCAGAACCTCGACCTCCTCACGGGTGGCGACGTCCATGTCCTTGATCAGGCGCTCGAACTGGCTGCGGACCATGGTCTCGACCTCTCGCCGGACACCCTGGGCGGCGCCTGCGGCATCGGTGGCGAAACGGGCGAGTTCATCGAAGATCCGGTTGGACGATTGGGTCATGGGGAAATCCACAGCGTTCGACGGGCCCTGAGCCCCGGGAAGCCCACACATGGGCGCATTTGCCACAAACTGCAACAGGGTTGACGACCTCGGCCCGGAGGGTCCAATGGCGACAGGTTAGAGCATCGGACCCAAAAGCGGACTTGCACTTTTGGGATCCATCCGATGCTCCACTCTTTGAAGAGCGCATCGTTGGAAGCGGAAAACCGGATCCACTTTTCCGCACGATGCGCTAGAACAAGGCCCGCTCATGCCGCTCTCCTTTCCCATCATCGATCCCGTGGCGATTTCCATCGGCCCCTTCGCGATCCGCTGGTATGCGCTGGCCTATGTGGCCGGCCTCCTGGGCGGCTGGTTCTACGCCAAGCGCCTCGCGGCAAAGGCTGAACTCTGGGGGGGCCTGAAGCAGCCCAAGCCCATAGATGTGGACGATCTCATCGTCTGGGTGGCTCTCGGCGTCGTGCTGGGAGGCCGGATCGGGTACGTGCTGTTCTACAATCTGAGCTCCTATCTTTCGCATCCGCTTGAAATCTTCGCGATCTGGCGCGGCGGCATGTCCTTCCACGGAGGCTTCCTGGGATCGGTGCTCGCCATCGTGCTCTTCTCCCGCTCGCGGGGGTTGAACCCGCTGGCCATGCTCGACATGGCGTCCGTGGTCACGCCGATCGGCCTGTTCTTCGGCCGCATCGCCAATTTCATCAACGGCGAGCTCTGGGGCCGCCCCGCTCCGGACTTCCCCTATGCGGTGGTCTTTCCCCATGCGGGCCCGGAGCCCCGCCATCCGAGCCAGCTCTACGAAGCCTTCGGGGAAGGCCTGATCCTGTTCCTCATCATGGCCGTCGCGGCCCGTCGCTTCGGCTTCCGGCGCCCCGGCCTGCTCGGGGGGATCTTCGTGCTGGGCTATGCCGTCGCCCGCATCGTCTGCGAGTTCTTCCGCGAGCCGGACGCGCAGCTCGGCTTCCTGTTCGGGTCATCCGTCCAGGCGCTCAGCGGCGGCATCACCATGGGCATGCTCCTCTCCGTACCCATGGCGCTGATCGGCATCGGCTTCATCGTCATGGCCATGCGCGGCCATA
This region of Microvirga mediterraneensis genomic DNA includes:
- a CDS encoding TetR/AcrR family transcriptional regulator, encoding MDLAARRPWHEIEIGDVAKAAGVSLAEFRDLFPSKGAVLGALSRQIDRQVLEGTSDDLAGEPARERIFDVLMRRFDALEPYKPALRRIFQDLQYDPVSLAALNQVSLNSQRFMLAAAGIDTEGPLGKLKLQGAVLVFANAMRTWLDDDDPTLAKTMARLDRELRRAERILEGAEDLRRLSAPLRAVGRALMQGRRPTRPETRRTDEGNGDAQNPAAAI
- a CDS encoding YbjN domain-containing protein, which encodes MSQIHLEIDRSEHPLDVVERLASLRHWIFDRAEADEMSISVAGRWADYDVAFTWIEDVEAMHMACAFDLKVPERRRQEVLQLISSVNEQLWVGHFDLWSTENVVMFRHALLLAGGADPTDGQCETMLRVAVEACERYFQAFQFVIWAGKSAREALDSVLFETEGEA
- a CDS encoding tRNA-binding protein, with translation MDHAGSTTGTITFDEFLKVDIRVGRIVAVEPFPQARKPAFKLTIDFGPEIGTKRSSAQITVNHTPEELVGSLVMAVVNFPPRQIGPFMSEVLTLGVPDANGDVMLIRPDRDVPVGGRLY
- the proC gene encoding pyrroline-5-carboxylate reductase, with protein sequence MSSNPSHLPSSLILVGAGKMGGSMLEGWLKVGMKPEGVTVLDPRPSEEMARFCRENGIALNPADPKAADVLVLAIKPQMLDEAAPALNGLLGPRTLIISILAGKTIGDLRSRLPAAGAIVRAMPNLPASIGRGATGAAVNETVSEAQRLTADALLSSNGIVEWLPSEDLIDAVTALSGSGPAYVFHLVECLTEAGTAAGLPPDLAQRLARATVTGAGELLFQSDLPPATLRQNVTSPGGTTAAALEVLMRDPDGLKAPMRDAVAAAKRRAEELAG
- a CDS encoding ATP-binding protein; this encodes MKIGATLRYSPLDHAARWFGRFLPKGLYARALIIIIAPVILLQSVVAYVFMERHYQLVTRRLSSAVTADISALIDIYESYPQDKDASTLSRIASERLQLDVDILRNTDLPPPGPKPFFDILDETLTDELRRQIDRPYWIDTVGRSSYVEIRIKLDQNDVMRVLARRSQAYASNSHIFLVWMGGSSFVLLGIAILFLRNQIRPILRLAEAAEALGKGREIEFRPRGAREVRQAGHAFLEMKRRIERNIEQRTAMLNGVSHDLRTILTRFKLSLVFLGQTPEVEDLKRDVDEMSRMLEGYLAFARGDGGDAGEQAVATDLRQLLEEVQSDAERQGHVTELDIIGDPMITVRPDAFRRLLFNLVSNAARHGDRIEITANHETRWLVLHVDDDGPGIPAEMREEVFKPFMRLDEARNQDEGGSGLGLAIARDVARSHGGDIMLGESPLGGLRATVRLPA
- the lgt gene encoding prolipoprotein diacylglyceryl transferase, with the protein product MPLSFPIIDPVAISIGPFAIRWYALAYVAGLLGGWFYAKRLAAKAELWGGLKQPKPIDVDDLIVWVALGVVLGGRIGYVLFYNLSSYLSHPLEIFAIWRGGMSFHGGFLGSVLAIVLFSRSRGLNPLAMLDMASVVTPIGLFFGRIANFINGELWGRPAPDFPYAVVFPHAGPEPRHPSQLYEAFGEGLILFLIMAVAARRFGFRRPGLLGGIFVLGYAVARIVCEFFREPDAQLGFLFGSSVQALSGGITMGMLLSVPMALIGIGFIVMAMRGHTRPSRTAEAA
- a CDS encoding response regulator, which gives rise to MDARIDIPDHAPHVLVVDDDRRLRDLLTRFLTENGYRVTAAASAAEARAKAGNFVFDALVLDVMMPGETGFEYARSLREHSQVPILMLTARADASDRVTGLEIGADDYLPKPFEPRELLLRLGNILKRALPVPGGPSTDAPEIIHFGPFSYRFDRGELRRGDEVVRITEREREILTILGNHAGDNVPREALSGNGIAANERTVDVQINRLRRKIEIDPANPTFLQTVRGIGYRLVIDR
- a CDS encoding MliC family protein codes for the protein MLRSVSRFLGAAVMTGMGAGAALAQGPSFPCGKVGAGSIAEMVCTDGALSALDRKLADVYALAARKAENEHPPVLRAEQRGWIKGRDDCWKSDGKRACVEGEYQRRIAELQARYRLVPSIGPVTFACDGDPRNEVVVTFFQTDPSTMIAERGDSVSLMVVQPSGSGARYQGRNESFWEHQGEAAITWGYGAPEMRCRKVP
- a CDS encoding accessory factor UbiK family protein — translated: MTQSSNRIFDELARFATDAAGAAQGVRREVETMVRSQFERLIKDMDVATREEVEVLREMVVAAREENERLEARVKDLEAKLASTAGVNPATP